A single Uloborus diversus isolate 005 chromosome 7, Udiv.v.3.1, whole genome shotgun sequence DNA region contains:
- the LOC129226589 gene encoding dachshund homolog 2-like produces the protein MEGSSGEGSTSPSADRNSPPSLQHSPNPDSSGMGVGDCGALSYATQPPMVSLSPKHQQPPVSSNNGIVVSSPGYVGQQPRTSSASPPQILSKPYTPPMSSAALSMKSPLEHLPAHMGMLAMRNGGVPHPHYLGGPPGRGAHIQPPLSPPGLTTDATANDCRLIDYRGAKVAAFLVNGDYLLCLPQAFELFLKHLVGGLHTVYTKLKRLDITPIVCNVEQVRILRGLGAIQPGVNRCKLLSCKDFDTLYKDCTTAR, from the coding sequence ATGGAGGGAAGCAGCGGCGAAGGCAGCACCTCTCCGTCGGCGGACAGGAACTCACCACCCTCGCTTCAGCACTCGCCAAACCCCGACTCAAGCGGCATGGGGGTCGGTGACTGTGGAGCTTTGTCTTACGCCACCCAGCCGCCCATGGTCAGTCTCAGCCCCAAACACCAACAGCCACCTGTGAGCAGCAACAACGGCATCGTGGTCTCGAGTCCGGGCTACGTTGGTCAGCAGCCCCGGACGTCTTCAGCCAGTCCGCCCCAAATCCTCTCCAAACCCTATACGCCGCCCATGTCGTCGGCCGCCCTTTCCATGAAATCCCCTCTGGAACACCTGCCGGCCCACATGGGCATGCTGGCCATGAGAAACGGCGGGGTGCCCCACCCTCACTACCTGGGAGGACCCCCAGGGCGCGGGGCGCATATCCAGCCGCCCCTCAGCCCCCCTGGACTCACAACAGACGCGACCGCCAATGACTGTCGTCTCATTGACTACCGGGGCGCCAAAGTAGCCGCTTTCTTAGTCAACGGCGATTACTTACTTTGTTTACCACAAGCTTTCGAACTCTTCTTGAAGCACCTTGTGGGAGGACTGCACACTGTCTACACAAAACTCAAACGCCTCGACATTACGCCAATTGTATGCAACGTTGAACAGGTGCGCATTCTAAGAGGCCTTGGAGCTATCCAGCCCGGAGTCAACAGATGTAAGCTCCTCTCTTGCAAAGACTTTGACACCCTCTACAAAGATTGCACCACGGCAAGGTAA